The proteins below are encoded in one region of Mycobacterium botniense:
- a CDS encoding proton-conducting transporter transmembrane domain-containing protein yields the protein MSMVLLLILPLAAGLVCTRAPHYVAGAVTSLSGILTFVVAVSLIPASLNHPVMVMHYLRADALSVIFLLSTCFLYAVVAIYSVGYLAGDQHIVRADTAARQQIFARYSRRFYLGLNAFSWSMIWALLVNDLALLWIAVEITTVVSALLVALDNTREATEAAWKYALIASSGLGIALLATLFLYYAGSPVLGPSYSLALDPLIQASAQFPHTPVRLAFVLAVVGYGTKVGLFPMHTWLPDAHAEAPTPASALLSGSLLAVSLYAILRYYQISVGTLGPRFPQQVLLIFGVLSLLLAALYLLEQSNIKRLLAYSSIEHMGILAIGVSFGVRMALSGVLLHVLAHAAAKGNAFMGAGVLVRKFGTRELSRMADGIGRLPWSGPLFLTTISALSAMPPFGLFRSEFQIVAGGFAEGRNFAAVVLVCLATLAFLGLAVATTRALFRPGPQGVGTSRGEPSSWMVVPVVAGVVVLLVLGLAPPAELVDLLTRGSAELAAGAS from the coding sequence ATGTCGATGGTGCTTCTGCTGATACTGCCGTTGGCCGCTGGGCTCGTATGTACCCGCGCGCCCCACTATGTCGCGGGGGCGGTGACGTCGTTGAGCGGTATCCTCACTTTCGTAGTTGCGGTCAGCCTCATTCCGGCAAGCCTCAATCACCCTGTTATGGTCATGCACTACCTGAGAGCCGATGCACTGTCGGTAATCTTCCTGCTGAGCACGTGTTTTCTCTACGCTGTCGTGGCAATCTACTCAGTCGGTTACCTGGCCGGCGACCAACATATAGTGCGTGCTGATACCGCCGCACGTCAGCAGATCTTCGCACGCTACAGCAGGCGGTTCTATCTCGGCTTGAATGCCTTTTCCTGGTCGATGATCTGGGCGCTGCTGGTCAACGACCTTGCTTTGCTGTGGATCGCCGTCGAAATCACCACAGTGGTGTCGGCGCTACTGGTGGCGCTGGACAACACGAGGGAAGCAACCGAAGCCGCTTGGAAGTACGCGCTCATCGCCTCGTCAGGACTGGGCATCGCGCTGCTGGCCACCCTCTTCCTGTATTACGCCGGGTCACCGGTGCTGGGGCCGTCGTATAGCCTGGCATTAGACCCGTTGATCCAGGCATCTGCCCAATTCCCCCATACACCGGTGCGTTTGGCCTTCGTCCTGGCAGTCGTCGGTTATGGCACCAAAGTGGGCCTGTTTCCGATGCACACCTGGCTTCCGGACGCCCACGCCGAAGCCCCCACCCCGGCGTCAGCCTTGCTGTCGGGATCGCTGCTGGCGGTGAGTCTGTACGCGATCCTGCGCTACTATCAGATCAGTGTGGGCACGCTCGGGCCCCGCTTCCCGCAACAGGTGCTGCTGATATTCGGCGTGTTGTCGCTTTTGCTGGCAGCGTTGTATCTGCTCGAGCAGAGCAATATCAAACGGCTGCTTGCTTATTCGAGTATCGAGCACATGGGTATCCTGGCCATCGGTGTCAGTTTCGGAGTGCGCATGGCGCTGTCGGGAGTGTTGTTACACGTTCTTGCGCATGCCGCCGCAAAAGGTAACGCATTCATGGGCGCTGGTGTGCTGGTGCGAAAATTCGGCACCAGGGAACTCAGCCGCATGGCTGACGGCATCGGGCGGCTGCCCTGGTCGGGCCCGTTGTTTTTAACCACGATCTCGGCGCTGTCAGCAATGCCCCCGTTTGGGCTGTTTCGCAGCGAGTTCCAGATCGTGGCAGGTGGATTCGCCGAGGGCCGCAACTTCGCCGCTGTGGTGCTGGTGTGTTTGGCCACCTTGGCGTTTCTCGGACTGGCTGTCGCGACGACACGGGCCTTGTTTCGCCCCGGGCCACAGGGCGTTGGGACGAGCCGCGGTGAGCCCAGCAGCTGGATGGTCGTGCCGGTTGTTGCCGGGGTGGTGGTGCTGCTGGTGCTGGGCCTGGCCCCACCCGCAGAGCTGGTTGACCTGCTGACCCGGGGTAGCGCCGAACTCGCGGCGGGTGCGTCATGA
- a CDS encoding hydrogenase, giving the protein MTMLAYTQVVPTVFGGTASTLALLVLLLEFGMLRQALLRGQVRLYAAQSLAVSVLAAVVAFGHNVPELYALAVLSLLLKVIAVPVLIVRLLREAPDAIADSGAVGVANAVLISIAVATFGFFAVGALGISSEVLPTIALSLAMSVVLVAFVLMIVRRDVVSQAIGFFSLENGASLASLVVAAGMPLLLEVAFLFDLLVAVGVFGLLARTHHRRAQTLSTAALDRLRG; this is encoded by the coding sequence ATGACTATGTTGGCGTACACGCAGGTGGTTCCCACCGTCTTCGGCGGAACAGCCAGCACATTAGCGCTGCTTGTGCTGCTCTTGGAGTTCGGGATGCTGCGCCAGGCACTACTGCGCGGGCAGGTGCGCCTTTATGCCGCCCAATCGTTGGCAGTCAGTGTGTTGGCCGCAGTGGTCGCTTTCGGCCACAATGTTCCCGAACTGTACGCTCTGGCTGTTCTTTCGCTGCTTCTCAAAGTTATCGCGGTGCCAGTGCTGATCGTTCGCCTGCTCCGTGAAGCCCCCGACGCCATCGCGGACAGCGGTGCGGTCGGTGTCGCCAACGCTGTGCTGATCTCGATCGCAGTCGCCACGTTCGGGTTTTTCGCTGTCGGGGCGCTCGGGATCAGTTCCGAAGTGCTCCCCACCATCGCGTTGAGCCTGGCAATGTCGGTTGTGCTGGTCGCGTTCGTCCTGATGATCGTTCGTCGCGACGTCGTCAGCCAGGCAATCGGTTTCTTCTCACTGGAAAACGGGGCTTCGCTGGCCAGTTTGGTAGTCGCCGCGGGAATGCCGCTTCTGCTCGAGGTAGCGTTCTTGTTCGATCTCTTGGTGGCAGTTGGGGTATTCGGACTGCTGGCGCGTACCCATCACCGACGGGCACAGACATTGTCCACCGCAGCACTTGATCGGCTCAGGGGGTAG
- a CDS encoding respiratory chain complex I subunit 1 family protein, producing MLTVAAGAPGVSGFIAWAEARLRGRRGPRILQPYFDVVKLFGKESLVPRDASVLFRLTPVVSFACYLTVPMLIPVLTSYPLPLGYMGDILGGGLILAFASFLIAAAAAETGDSYAQLASSRAKTFAAITEPVMLLVFFTVALITRTDFPYVLSATLRSGPNQLVRPAHLLASAALFMVILYETGRIPIATHTGTTEFGMIESGCTFEYSGPDLALLQWGSAAKQLVLYAIFLNVFVAPWGLASNRSAAGVGLAIPAMLAKAALLGCVVAVLDNSYAKLRLFKITEFVSAALLLAVLAVLSLYLGGG from the coding sequence GTGCTCACGGTCGCGGCGGGCGCGCCGGGCGTCAGCGGGTTCATCGCGTGGGCAGAGGCGCGGCTGCGAGGTCGCCGCGGTCCCCGGATTCTTCAGCCCTACTTCGATGTGGTGAAGCTTTTCGGCAAGGAATCCCTGGTTCCGCGTGACGCCAGCGTGCTCTTCCGTCTCACGCCGGTGGTTTCTTTCGCGTGTTATCTCACGGTTCCGATGCTTATTCCAGTGCTGACCAGCTACCCGCTGCCGCTCGGCTATATGGGCGATATCCTGGGCGGCGGACTGATCCTGGCGTTTGCGAGCTTCCTGATTGCTGCTGCAGCAGCTGAAACCGGTGATTCCTACGCTCAATTGGCGTCCAGCCGCGCGAAAACGTTCGCCGCAATCACTGAACCGGTCATGCTGCTGGTCTTTTTCACGGTGGCACTAATAACGCGAACCGATTTTCCCTATGTTCTCAGCGCCACACTGCGCAGCGGGCCCAATCAGCTCGTGCGTCCCGCGCACCTGCTCGCCTCGGCTGCCCTATTCATGGTGATCCTGTACGAGACCGGGCGGATACCTATCGCGACGCACACCGGGACAACAGAATTTGGAATGATTGAATCTGGCTGCACTTTCGAGTACTCCGGACCTGATCTAGCTCTATTGCAATGGGGTTCCGCGGCCAAACAGCTGGTACTTTATGCGATATTCCTCAATGTTTTCGTCGCCCCATGGGGTCTGGCGTCGAACAGGTCCGCGGCCGGGGTTGGGCTCGCCATCCCGGCCATGCTGGCTAAGGCTGCGCTGCTGGGGTGTGTGGTGGCCGTGCTGGACAACAGTTACGCGAAGTTGCGTCTATTCAAGATTACTGAATTCGTCTCGGCTGCATTGTTGTTGGCGGTATTGGCTGTGCTCAGCCTCTACCTTGGAGGCGGATGA
- a CDS encoding histidine phosphatase family protein, whose protein sequence is MRRVYLARHGRTAFNADGRLRGHSDPPLDDVGTAEAARLADALASKRPGAVVSSPLQRAVATAQAIAAAAGLPVTVDGRLIDRDYGSATGLRPDEVEHRYGSVESAPGVESLASLAQRAHRGFLELVSEFRQQAIVLVSHDAFNRALLARLDPSLSHVGQRTACWNQLSLIDGVWRVDAYDRKPE, encoded by the coding sequence GTGAGACGCGTTTACCTGGCCCGGCACGGGCGTACCGCTTTCAACGCCGACGGGCGACTGCGCGGACACAGCGACCCCCCGTTGGACGACGTCGGTACCGCGGAAGCGGCACGACTCGCCGATGCGCTCGCCAGCAAACGCCCCGGCGCGGTGGTCTCCAGTCCGCTGCAACGCGCCGTTGCGACCGCGCAGGCCATCGCTGCCGCCGCCGGACTGCCGGTCACGGTCGATGGTCGGCTCATTGACCGTGATTACGGATCGGCCACTGGCCTACGTCCCGATGAGGTCGAACACCGCTACGGCAGCGTGGAATCGGCTCCTGGAGTCGAGTCCCTCGCGTCCCTGGCCCAGCGAGCGCACCGCGGTTTTCTGGAGCTGGTCAGCGAATTCAGGCAGCAAGCTATTGTCCTGGTGTCGCATGACGCATTCAATCGGGCACTGCTGGCCCGGCTCGATCCGTCCTTGAGCCACGTGGGCCAGCGAACCGCGTGCTGGAACCAACTCAGCCTCATCGACGGTGTGTGGCGGGTGGATGCCTACGACCGGAAACCCGAATAG
- a CDS encoding PE family protein, giving the protein MSFVTTQPEMLAAAASDLHAIGAEMNAHNTAAALPTTGVVPAAANEVSAMTAMQFGAHAQMYQGVSAPAAAVHEMFVSTLVASAGSYAASEAANTIAVR; this is encoded by the coding sequence ATGTCTTTTGTCACGACCCAACCGGAAATGCTGGCAGCAGCCGCCAGTGACTTGCACGCTATTGGCGCTGAGATGAACGCGCATAATACGGCCGCAGCGCTCCCCACTACCGGAGTCGTCCCGGCCGCGGCCAACGAGGTGTCGGCAATGACTGCCATGCAGTTTGGCGCGCACGCGCAGATGTATCAAGGGGTCAGCGCCCCGGCCGCAGCCGTTCACGAGATGTTTGTCAGCACGCTCGTCGCCAGTGCTGGTTCCTACGCGGCGAGCGAAGCCGCCAATACGATCGCAGTTCGCTAA
- a CDS encoding PPE family protein, SVP subgroup, whose amino-acid sequence MDFGTLPPEINSGRMYAGPGSGPMLAAAAAWDALATELHSTATAYGSVISGLTTGPWLGPASASMAAAAAPYLEWLRTTAIQAEQTATQARAAAAAYEAAFAMTVPPPVIAANRSLLMVLIATNLLGQNTPAIAATEAHYAEMWAQDAAAMYGYAGHSAAASALTPFTSPVPTTNPAGPANQAAAVIHAAGTSAGIQSAALMSAIPQALQSLAAPTAVSSAAAPVSVLAAIPASVDIPAASAAVGASTTSASASFTSASYSATGLAVTEQLAASEAAQGAIRGGAAGPVSGLGPMSSAAPGVGTATSVSGSMGRASMVGALSVPQAWTVTALPARLVATQLPTTSLGAAPAAAPSGAGNLFSDMAVAGMAGRALGGTTGLGRRAERVETTSRARPADPQRPAGSRVSSLAAELRELAELRDSGILTEEEFSEQKRRVLGA is encoded by the coding sequence ATGGATTTCGGGACGTTACCGCCGGAGATTAATTCTGGCCGGATGTATGCGGGACCAGGTTCGGGACCGATGCTGGCCGCTGCCGCGGCCTGGGACGCACTGGCGACCGAGCTGCACTCCACGGCGACTGCCTACGGGTCAGTGATCTCCGGGCTGACCACCGGACCGTGGCTAGGGCCTGCGTCGGCGTCGATGGCGGCCGCCGCCGCTCCCTACCTGGAATGGCTGCGCACCACGGCAATACAGGCCGAGCAGACCGCGACCCAGGCCCGGGCTGCAGCAGCCGCCTACGAGGCGGCATTCGCGATGACGGTACCGCCGCCGGTGATCGCGGCCAACCGCAGCCTGTTGATGGTGCTGATCGCCACGAATCTGCTGGGCCAGAACACCCCGGCGATCGCAGCCACCGAAGCCCATTATGCGGAAATGTGGGCCCAAGACGCAGCCGCTATGTATGGGTACGCCGGCCACTCCGCTGCGGCCTCGGCGTTGACGCCGTTCACTTCGCCTGTGCCGACCACGAATCCGGCGGGACCGGCCAACCAGGCTGCTGCCGTCATCCATGCTGCCGGGACGTCGGCAGGGATCCAGTCCGCGGCACTCATGTCGGCAATCCCGCAAGCGCTGCAGAGCCTTGCAGCGCCGACGGCGGTATCCTCGGCCGCGGCGCCGGTGTCCGTGCTCGCCGCGATTCCGGCGTCGGTCGACATTCCGGCCGCGAGCGCCGCCGTGGGTGCGTCGACGACGAGCGCATCCGCGTCGTTTACCTCGGCCAGCTACTCGGCCACGGGGTTAGCTGTCACCGAGCAGCTGGCGGCCAGCGAAGCGGCCCAAGGGGCGATTCGTGGCGGAGCGGCGGGACCGGTCAGCGGACTCGGACCGATGTCCTCGGCGGCCCCGGGAGTGGGCACTGCCACTTCGGTGTCTGGCAGCATGGGCAGGGCCTCCATGGTCGGGGCGTTGTCGGTGCCGCAAGCCTGGACCGTCACCGCCTTGCCCGCCAGGCTGGTCGCGACGCAGTTGCCAACCACGAGCCTCGGCGCCGCGCCTGCGGCCGCACCGAGCGGCGCGGGAAACCTGTTCAGCGACATGGCTGTAGCGGGGATGGCCGGGCGCGCCCTGGGCGGCACGACGGGCCTGGGCCGGCGCGCGGAGCGGGTCGAGACGACGAGCCGCGCACGCCCTGCCGATCCACAGCGGCCGGCGGGCAGTCGAGTGAGCTCTCTCGCTGCTGAACTGCGCGAACTCGCTGAACTCCGCGATTCCGGGATATTGACCGAAGAGGAATTCAGTGAGCAGAAACGGCGTGTTCTCGGTGCTTGA
- a CDS encoding DUF732 domain-containing protein, which produces MLKGATLAAGLAVAAVCLAAPAAASESGYLARLDKAQVSHMSPEDALHWGYAACDSLRNGTPVRSTIDMLKNAGGFSGRHAGTVVGAAASELCPDQYQNVMDWAHAQTGA; this is translated from the coding sequence ATGCTCAAGGGAGCAACGCTCGCCGCTGGCCTGGCCGTCGCCGCGGTGTGTCTGGCCGCGCCCGCCGCCGCCAGCGAGTCGGGATACCTGGCCCGGCTGGATAAGGCTCAGGTCAGCCATATGTCGCCCGAGGACGCCCTCCATTGGGGTTACGCTGCCTGCGACTCATTGCGCAACGGCACGCCGGTGCGGTCGACGATCGACATGCTCAAAAACGCCGGTGGTTTCAGCGGTCGTCACGCCGGGACCGTTGTGGGGGCCGCCGCGAGCGAACTGTGCCCAGACCAGTACCAGAACGTGATGGATTGGGCCCATGCCCAGACCGGCGCGTAG
- a CDS encoding PPE family protein, protein MDYGLLPPEINSGRMYAGPGSGPILAAAAAWDELAAQLHSAAASYGSVVSGLAAQWRGPSSAAMTAAAAPYAAWMSATAARAESTAMQARAAAAAYETAFAATVPPTAIAVNRAQLMALIATNFLGQNTPAIMATEAHYAEMWAQDAAAMYGYAASSATAAHLRPFDPPPPTTSPAGSAAQFAAVAQATGTATGTHVQALPQLMSAVPQSLHSLATPVSAAAPAAATDPSSSLVTMDSFITGPLSPLSLYSIGGVPELLGVQSYLLPQVSANLTSAAERVSALPAAAGAGLLPGGFGAGTPLAGPATGAVSAGMGRAGLLGSLSVPQSWASAAPVIKTAAAMVTPAGPAAPAASLTADTPGTLVGGMTLSGLAGRAIVGTGADTARSVGMSGGFAAAEEVATTVNIFVIPEFDE, encoded by the coding sequence ATGGACTACGGGCTGTTGCCACCGGAGATCAACTCCGGCCGCATGTATGCCGGTCCCGGATCAGGTCCCATACTGGCCGCGGCGGCGGCCTGGGATGAGCTGGCCGCACAGTTGCACTCCGCGGCAGCATCGTACGGGTCCGTCGTTTCGGGGTTGGCCGCCCAGTGGCGCGGTCCGTCGTCGGCAGCGATGACAGCTGCCGCCGCGCCGTACGCCGCGTGGATGAGCGCGACCGCTGCTCGGGCCGAGAGCACCGCGATGCAAGCCCGGGCTGCGGCCGCCGCCTATGAGACCGCGTTCGCGGCGACGGTGCCGCCGACTGCGATCGCCGTCAACCGCGCACAACTCATGGCCTTGATCGCCACGAATTTTCTCGGACAAAACACTCCGGCGATCATGGCGACCGAGGCCCACTACGCCGAAATGTGGGCCCAGGATGCGGCCGCCATGTACGGCTATGCGGCCTCTTCGGCGACCGCCGCGCACCTGCGGCCGTTCGACCCGCCGCCGCCGACCACCAGCCCGGCGGGGAGCGCCGCGCAATTCGCCGCGGTCGCCCAGGCTACCGGCACGGCTACCGGAACGCACGTGCAGGCGTTACCGCAGTTGATGTCTGCGGTGCCGCAGTCGTTGCACAGCCTGGCGACACCGGTGTCGGCTGCGGCCCCCGCGGCGGCGACCGACCCGTCGTCGTCGCTGGTGACGATGGACAGCTTTATCACCGGACCGTTATCACCGCTATCGCTGTACTCCATCGGCGGTGTGCCTGAGCTATTGGGGGTGCAGAGCTACCTGCTGCCGCAGGTTTCGGCGAATCTGACCAGTGCCGCCGAGCGGGTATCTGCGCTCCCGGCCGCTGCCGGCGCGGGGCTGCTGCCGGGCGGGTTCGGTGCGGGGACGCCTCTGGCGGGGCCGGCAACTGGGGCCGTGTCGGCCGGGATGGGCCGGGCGGGCCTGCTCGGGTCATTGTCGGTGCCGCAAAGCTGGGCGTCGGCCGCCCCGGTTATCAAGACGGCGGCTGCGATGGTCACACCGGCCGGCCCGGCCGCGCCTGCCGCTTCGCTGACAGCCGACACCCCGGGCACCCTCGTCGGCGGTATGACCCTGTCTGGTCTGGCTGGACGGGCCATCGTGGGGACCGGTGCTGACACTGCCCGGTCCGTCGGCATGAGCGGCGGCTTTGCTGCGGCTGAGGAAGTCGCCACCACCGTCAACATCTTTGTGATCCCCGAGTTCGACGAATGA
- a CDS encoding PPE family protein gives MDYATLPPEINSARIYTGAGSGPLLAAAAAWDGLAAELRSTAASYSSVVSGLTAAWRGPSSVSMAAAATPYVAWLITTAAQAEQTASQARAAAAAYQTAFAATVPPPVIAANRAELASLIATNIFGQNTAAIAANEARYAGMWAQDSAAMYTYAAQSAAAATLSPFDPPAPMTSQAAAAGQAGAVAHATALSAGTNTPSLLSQLTTATPGALQSLAGPAGIADTPSPLSSLTGLLSSLNSSPLATIAANVETIPKAILVANDALITTIMGLVIGGRSLSDIAVGAGSAAGPALAGGLGPTVPVVGTGSAVSASVGQAGFISGLAVPPSWAAATPAIRTVAAVLSGTSHGAVPATAVSQGSLVSGMALAGMAGGALGTAASRAVTNGSTKGRGAPIKERKNLKDGDSPQTLRRIVAAMAEKPDTVQHWHTDSEHLDGLLAELRKKPGIHAVHVKGGTAKMKPPKSQSL, from the coding sequence ATGGATTACGCAACATTGCCGCCTGAGATCAACTCTGCTCGCATCTACACCGGCGCGGGATCGGGACCGCTGCTGGCTGCTGCAGCGGCCTGGGATGGCCTGGCCGCTGAACTGCGCTCGACCGCAGCGTCCTACTCGTCGGTGGTCTCGGGGTTGACTGCGGCGTGGCGGGGCCCGTCCTCGGTGAGCATGGCTGCCGCAGCGACGCCGTACGTGGCCTGGCTGATCACCACCGCAGCGCAAGCTGAGCAGACCGCCAGCCAGGCCAGGGCGGCGGCGGCCGCCTACCAGACCGCGTTCGCGGCGACGGTGCCCCCGCCGGTCATCGCGGCGAACCGCGCTGAACTGGCATCGCTGATTGCAACCAACATCTTTGGTCAAAACACCGCGGCGATCGCGGCGAACGAAGCCCGCTATGCCGGGATGTGGGCCCAAGATTCGGCAGCGATGTACACCTACGCCGCCCAATCCGCGGCCGCCGCCACATTGTCGCCGTTCGATCCGCCTGCACCAATGACCAGCCAAGCCGCTGCCGCAGGTCAGGCCGGCGCGGTCGCCCACGCCACCGCGCTGTCGGCCGGGACGAACACCCCCTCGCTGTTGTCGCAGCTGACCACGGCCACACCGGGGGCGCTGCAAAGCCTTGCGGGTCCCGCGGGAATCGCAGACACTCCGTCGCCGCTCTCTTCGCTCACGGGTTTGCTCAGCAGTCTGAATTCGTCGCCATTGGCAACGATCGCCGCGAATGTGGAGACGATACCCAAAGCGATCCTCGTCGCGAACGACGCCTTGATCACCACCATCATGGGCCTGGTCATCGGGGGGCGAAGCCTGTCAGACATAGCCGTGGGAGCCGGCAGTGCGGCGGGCCCGGCTCTGGCGGGCGGCCTTGGCCCGACTGTGCCTGTCGTGGGAACCGGGTCGGCGGTCTCGGCGAGTGTGGGGCAGGCCGGCTTCATTAGCGGGCTGGCCGTTCCGCCGAGCTGGGCGGCAGCCACCCCGGCGATCCGAACGGTCGCCGCCGTCTTGTCGGGAACATCGCACGGGGCCGTTCCTGCGACCGCGGTGAGCCAGGGAAGCCTGGTCAGCGGGATGGCCCTGGCTGGGATGGCCGGGGGCGCACTGGGTACCGCAGCGTCCCGCGCTGTGACCAACGGCAGCACCAAAGGGCGCGGTGCCCCGATCAAGGAGCGCAAAAATCTCAAAGACGGCGATTCGCCGCAGACTCTCCGCCGCATCGTGGCCGCGATGGCTGAAAAACCAGACACCGTGCAGCACTGGCACACCGATTCTGAACATCTCGACGGCCTGCTGGCCGAGCTGCGGAAAAAACCCGGCATCCATGCGGTGCACGTCAAAGGGGGCACAGCGAAAATGAAACCTCCGAAATCACAGTCGCTTTAA